In Pochonia chlamydosporia 170 chromosome 3, whole genome shotgun sequence, the following are encoded in one genomic region:
- a CDS encoding lactose permease (similar to Colletotrichum gloeosporioides Nara gc5 XP_007273744.1), with the protein MSALASEKAGVDQIEIPLDNGSDDTKVKQVKGVQGSERWANASLEAPPKFISKNILFVYVMCIAPFLCGTMSGYDSSIMSSFLVEDSFQKLFGAGVNGFQAGYITAIYQIAGVVAIPFIGPSMDMYGRRLAMFVGSFLSVVGAVIQGTSAQTGSLGQFLAGRALLGFGAVIAQAAATTYCVEIAHPAHRGLLAGGQYSMLNFGGLLAAGVTLGTVNLEGNATWTIPTWTQAVCPGIAFLMVYFLPESPRWLYTHNKKKDALEFITKYHGEGDIENPWVKLQLVEFEEQLELDAADKRWYDYRVLFATRARRYRLANSMMMGVWGALSSGGISYFVGAFFNSAGITDPTTVLTYNVWQNFMSTMASFIGSPLSDRLGRRALLLPTLLGMGISWAAMAAGTAMVEQDASNSAAAKAGIAFYFIFSFIYCIGITPLQGVYAVEVFAYEQRAKGVAFQNLGVNAVGLINQFATPVALERIGYKTYIIFCVWNFVEFAISYFWSVETKGYTLEELDDIFESPNPRKASTKKRAIVAGGINQVLATEKEV; encoded by the coding sequence ATGTCAGCCCTGGCCTCTGAAAAGGCCGGCGTCGACCAAATAGAAATCCCACTCGACAATGGCTCCGACGACACCAAAGTGAAGCAGGTCAAAGGAGTCCAAGGATCAGAGCGATGGGCAAATGCCAGTCTCGAAGCGCCGCCAAAGTTCATCTCAAAGAACATCCTGTTCGTCTACGTCATGTGCATTGCCCCCTTCCTATGCGGAACCATGTCCGGCTACGACAGCTCCATCATGAGCAGTTTTCTGGTCGAGGATTCGTTCCAGAAGCTCTTTGGCGCGGGCGTCAACGGATTCCAGGCTGGCTACATCACGGCCATATACCAGATTGCCGGTGTCGTTGCCATTCCCTTCATCGGCCCGTCAATGGACATGTACGGTCGTCGTCTGGCCATGTTTGTCGgctcttttctttctgtcGTCGGGGCCGTCATCCAAGGAACCTCAGCCCAGACCGGATCTCTAGGCCAGTTTCTCGCTGGCCGTGCTCTCCTTGGCTTCGGAGCAGTCATCGCCCAGGCAGCCGCCACGACATACTGCGTCGAGATTGCGCATCCCGCTCATAGAGGCCTTCTGGCTGGTGGCCAGTACAGTATGCTCAACTTTGGCGGACTTCTTGCCGCCGGTGTGACGCTCGGCACCGTGAACCTGGAAGGCAATGCCACTTGGACGATTCCCACATGGACCCAAGCTGTCTGCCCGGGAATTGCCTTCCTGATGGTCTATTTCCTGCCCGAGTCGCCTCGATGGCTGTATACgcacaacaagaagaaggacgcCCTGGAATTTATTACCAAGTACCACGGCGAAGGCGACATTGAAAACCCGTGGGTGAAGCTGCAGCTGGTCGAATTCGAAGAGCAGCTCGAGCTAGACGCCGCCGACAAGCGATGGTACGACTACCGCGTCTTGTTCGCCACCCGTGCCCGTCGTTACCGtctcgccaacagcatgatgatgggcgTATGGGGTGCCTTGTCCAGCGGCGGAATCTCCTACTTTGTCGgtgccttcttcaacagcgCCGGCATCACCGACCCAACCACCGTCCTGACCTACAACGTCTGGCAGAACTTCATGAGCacaatggccagcttcatcGGCTCCCCGCTCTCCGACCGTCTCGGCCGCAGAGCACTACTACTACCAACTCTTCTCGGCATGGGCATCTCCTgggcagcaatggcagccgGCACTGCCATGGTCGAGCAGGACGCCTCCAACTCCGCGGCCGCCAAGGCCGGCATAGCCTTCTACTTCATCTTCTCATTCATCTACTGCATTGGCATCACGCCCCTGCAGGGTGTTTATGCCGTCGAGGTGTTTGCTTACGAGCAGCGTGCCAAGGGCGTCGCCTTTCAGAACTTGGGCGTCAATGCCGTCGGCCTGATTAACCAGTTTGCAACACCTGTGGCCCTGGAGCGAATTGGGTACAAGACCTACATCATCTTTTGTGTGTGGAATTTCGTCGAGTTTGCTATATCGTACTTTTGGAGTGTCGAGACCAAGGGCTACACTCTCGAAGAGCTGGATGACATTTTTGAAAGCCCGAACCCCAGGAAGGCTTCGACGAAGAAGCGAGCGattgtggctggtggcatcaaTCAGGTCCTTGCGACGGAGAAGGAGGTATAG
- a CDS encoding ribosomal protein s17 (similar to Metarhizium robertsii ARSEF 23 XP_007823581.2) — MHVKALLVTLLGVSAAVEAAQIGRRSPFAQALERRQRGGNRNGGNNGGNNGGNNGGNNGGNNGNNGGGGGRNLNQANVQTGSQQDGNNPGADGQAASETDNNNFINFCQGKTKTNGQQIKAGSCNGIPMGNIPATNKMVSSVFVNPQNGDNIAANQDFKIQVQMINFAPGTFTNATSTYYSAPQDLDGQGNIIGHTHVTVQDTGRGLNPKTPLDPTQFAFFKGINDAGNGQGLLAADVKGGLPAGNYRVCSMSAAANHQPVIMPVAQRGAQDDCVRFTVGGNGNNGNNGNNGQNGGGRNGQNGGQNGGQNGGQNGGRNGQNGAQNGQNGQNGQNGGRNGGQNGGQGAGQNGGGRNGGTNNAQIPGNKNGAAGQGQNGQNGGNQGGQQGGQQQQGGQNGQNGQNGGKQGGQQGGQQQQGGQNGQNGQNGGKQGGQQGGQQQGGQQGGKAGAGNTNNAATGNSGSNTNTDNSNDCSGADGGN, encoded by the exons ATGCACGTCAAAGCTTTGCTTGTAACCCTCTTGGGTGTGTCAGCCGCTGTCGAAGCGGCCCAAATTGGCCGCCGATCTCCATTTGCGCAAGCCCTGGAGCGACGTCAGCGAGGCGGAAACCGAAATGGTGGAAATAATGGCGGTAACAACGGAGGCAATAATGGGGGCAAcaacggcggcaacaacGGTAACaatggtggcggcggtggtcgAAATCTGAACCAGGCCAACGTCCAAACCGGCTCTCAGCAAGATGGCAACAACCCAGGAGCTGATGGCCAAGCTGCCTCAGAGAC tgacaacaacaactttATCAACTTTTGCCAGGGCAAAACCAAGACCAACGGGCAGCAGATCAAGGCGGGCTCATGCAACGGAATTC CAATGGGTAACATCCCAGCCACCAACAAGATGGTCTCAAGCGTCTTCGTGAACCCTCAAAATGGAGATAACATCGCTGCCAACCAGGACTTCAAGATTCAGGTCCAGATGATCAACTTCGCCCCCGGTACCTTCACCAATGCTACATCTACGTACTATTCTGCGCCCCAGGACCTCGACGGTCAGGGCAACATCATTGGCCACACTCATGTCACTGTTCAAGATACTGGCAGAGGCTTGAACCCCAAGACACCCCTTGATCCTACCCAGTTCGCTTTCTTCAAGGGCATCAACGATGCTGGCAATGGACAAGGCCTTCTAGCCGCCGATGTGAAAGGCGGTCTTCCTGCCGGTAACTACCGTGTTTGCAGCATGTCTGCCGCTGCTAACCATCAACCTGTCATCATGCCTGTTGCCCAGCGTGGCGCTCAAGATGACTGTGTTCGTTTCACTGTCGGCGGTAatggcaacaatggcaacaacgGTAACAACGGCCAGAATGGTGGCGGGCGAAATGGTCAGAACGGAGGTCAGAACGGAGGTCAGAACGGAGGTCAGAACGGTGGCAGGAATGGCCAGAACGGCGCACAGAACGGTCAGAACGGTCAGAACGGTCAGAATGGTGGCCGAAATGGCGGACAGAACGGTGGACAAGGTGCCGGCCAGAACGGTGGTGGTCGCAATGGCGGAACAAACAACGCTCAGATTCCTGGCAACAAGAATGGTGCCGCTGGTCAAGGCCAGAATGGACAGAATGGCGGCAATCAAGGTGGTCAGCAGGGgggccagcaacagcagggAGGCCAGAATGGCCAGAATGGACAGAATGGAGGCAAACAAGGTGGTCAACAGGgcggccagcaacagcaaggAGGCCAGAATGGACAGAATGGACAGAATGGAGGCAAACAAGGTGGTCAGCAGGGCGGCCAGCAACAGGGAGGCCAGCAAGGAGGCAAAGCTGGAGCTGGCAATACTAACAATGCTGCTACCGGAAACAGTGGGTCTAACACCAATACTGACAATTCAAATGATTGTTCTGGTGCTGATGGTGGCAACTAA
- a CDS encoding sugar hydrolase (similar to Beauveria bassiana ARSEF 2860 XP_008600858.1) codes for MSLIPQPHSVTLHDGHVELPSLEHVVAEVDPSLPSEGYTLDVSTASGVHIKGGSEVGIFYGKQTLRQLLPASALRKAGASTKGPWKLQAQRISDAPSSGLRWRGCMLDVARHFMPVPDVLRFIELLTFHKLNILHFHLTDDQGWRIDIPAWPRLTTVGAYRARSMQGSRQHQIYDARPHGGFYSANDLREIVAFAAERHITVIPEVNMPGHMQAAIASYPELGNTDVEGRDQHVLVRDSWGISKQVLNVSDSTLDFCRSVLDFVCDIFPSKTIGIGGDEVPYDEWKNSPAAQSRMKQLGLATESALQGWFMEQMAVHLANRGRHAYAWDEIMAGYTGPVDSVQIAAWRGPGPTAIAAQRGFDVVTCPDVNAYLDYRQSDEPGEPTPVGTLLTLKDIYTFHPVPETLKPEEAAHVVGAQVNVWTEHMESARRVEYMVFPRLCAFAEVVWGSGGGSDGFDGFCKRLEDQHFGRLEALGVNYRPHTGPRPWDGRPDAPGKPESRAERLAHIDEITADLHRKQA; via the coding sequence atgTCACTCATCCCGCAACCACATTCGGTGACCCTTCACGATGGCCATGTCGAGCTTCCCAGTCTGGAACACGTCGTGGCTGAGGTTGACCCCTCGCTGCCATCCGAAGGTTACACACTAGATGTCTCGACAGCCTCGGGAGTCCATATCAAGGGCGGATCAGAGGTTGGCATCTTCTACGGCAAACAGACCCTTCGGCAACTCCTCCCGGCGTCTGCGCTACGGAAAGCTGGTGCTTCTACCAAGGGACCGTGGAAGCTGCAGGCCCAGCGTATCTCAGATGCACCGTCGTCAGGTCTGCGCTGGAGAGGATGTATGCTGGATGTGGCACGACATTTTATGCCCGTTCCGGATGTGCTGCGATTCATTGAGTTGTTGACTTTCCACAAGCTCAACATTCTGCATTTCCATCTTACGGATGACCAGGGCTGGCGGATTGATATCCCTGCTTGGCCACGACTCACGACGGTGGGAGCCTATCGTGCGAGATCCATGCAAGGCTCAAGACAGCACCAGATTTATGATGCAAGGCCGCATGGGGGTTTCTACTCGGCGAATGATCTACGTGAAATAGTTGCATTCGCAGCAGAGAGGCACATCACTGTTATTCCCGAGGTGAATATGCCGGGACATATGCAGGCTGCCATCGCATCCTACCCAGAGTTGGGAAATACGGATGTCGAGGGCCGAGATCAGCATGTCCTGGTGCGTGATTCCTGGGGCATCTCGAAGCAAGTGCTCAACGTGTCAGACTCGACGCTAGACTTTTGCCGCTCGGTACTAGACTTTGTGTGCGACATCTTCCCATCCAAGACGATTGGCATTGGTGGCGATGAAGTCCCGTACGACGAATGGAAGAACAGTCCCGCAGCACAGTCTCGCATGAAGCAGCTGGGCTTGGCTACCGAGTCAGCCCTCCAAGGATGGTTCATGGAACAAATGGCAGTCCACCTCGCCAACCGTGGCAGACACGCCTACGCATGGGACGAAATCATGGCCGGTTACACTGGTCCCGTTGATTCCGTACAGATTGCCGCGTGGAGAGGACCCGGACCGACAGCCATAGCCGCTCAACGTGGTTTCGACGTCGTGACCTGCCCAGACGTGAATGCCTACCTCGACTACCGCCAGTCAGATGAGCCAGGGGAGCCAACCCCCGTGGGAACGCTGCTGACACTAAAGGACATCTACACCTTCCACCCTGTGCCGGAGACGCTGAAGCCCGAAGAGGCGGCTCACGTTGTCGGCGCCCAGGTCAACGTGTGGACGGAACACATGGAGAGCGCACGCCGTGTAGAGTACATGGTGTTTCCTAGACTGTGCGCCTTTGCTGAGGTAGTTTGGGGAAGTGGCGGTGGCAGCGATGGCTTTGATGGGTTCTGCAAGAGGCTTGAGGACCAGCACTTTGGGAGACTGGAAGCACTTGGTGTTAATTATCGGCCGCATACGGGACCACGGCCGTGGGATGGACGGCCTGATGCGCCTGGGAAACCGGAGTCGAGGGCTGAGCGCCTTGCGCATATTGATGAGATAACTGCTGATCTGCATAGGAAGCAGGCTTAA
- a CDS encoding ring-9 protein (similar to Neurospora crassa OR74A XP_964328.2): MRPPRIAIIVLFLAASLFIVFRALTTTRTNAVASYPPTPRTSKSVFGFMYYNTPFSLFPPNAAISLTDDNSTSFAARPAAFGPKLASAGLSGQLWVGSGFGEDSLDTDGELGCSDLPGWGSSNTRASLKNSFKVGSSRVASVKTKMPKKAGGLLDSDNREAIEKSKSQTKGSKNDNTDDYLTEEVAGTLSRRDGSTGSSGHADIQSIQEAAEIEGKVVLLKRGGCGFLEKVMWAQRRGAIAVIVGDNQKGGPLIQMFAHGDDVDNVTVPSVFTARTTAQLLSSLTQPGSFIEDTLDDNGNPVLKVQQSPTAKQKKRIPVKPRAAASKSSEGSKMKRSVEEKRTKPFTTKPAEKSKGSGGLFSWGTGSRSVDSDSRTGRLDWVLVDDFNDEKDKLISDTMGKAKKPKPEDDGFVIGVHDWRDPDLVGTTGQKNTGERGTLKHSGSSKSDHRDAGTAVKPKAGEADAKHRGLMSKIFGSESSDTARPVAATADEEEDVPDTPPNDGSQPHEGLWVTITPTSSASPFFDTLLVLVISPLVTLTVVYALLILRARIRRRRWRAPKSVVDQLPVRTYHTVSSSSPNLSPRLLPSPSTATPTTPLLQHSPSRPRPRSRTTTGVMESENFLAPSAAVPTPQSPRTNRRSEFEKGTGGFSAEWRKYMGRQVECVVCLEEYVDGVSRVMSLPCGHEFHADCITPWLTTRRRTCPICKGDVVRSLARGKGNGPRYDAYREDSDDDETDDEAEAEASGSGSADRHSDLEQGIVRSEARDTPQQPDREGGWLGILSNSFNNRTRQQHRSQSPSPEDRNR, from the exons ATGCGGCCTCCACGGatcgccatcatcgtcctcttcctcgccgctTCTCTTTTCATCGTATTCCGTGCCTTGACGACAACCCGAACCAATGCCGTCGCTTCGTATCCGCCGACTCCGCGAACATCAAAGTCCGTATTTGGCTTCATGTACTACAACACGCCATTTTCTCTCTTCCCTCCCAATGCCGCGATTAGCTTGACCGATGACAATAGCACCTCCTTCGCCGCGCGACCCGCTGCGTTTGGCCCTAAGCTGGCTTCCGCCGGGTTGAGCGGCCAGCTTTGGGTTGGAAGTGGTTTTGGGGAGGACAGCTTGGATACCGATGGAGAACTTGGGTGCAGCGATTTGCCTGGCTGGGGCAGCTCCAACACGAGAGCTTCCCTCAAAAACTCGTTCAAGGTCGGATCATCGAGGGTGGCTTCCGTAAAAACGAAGATGCCTAAGAAAGCAGGTGGCCTGCTCGACTCCGACAATCGCGAGGCTATTGAGAAGAGCAAGTCGCAGACAAAAGGCTCCAAGAATGACAACACGGATGATTATCTAACTGAGGAGGTGGCTGGTACCCTTTCTCGGCGCGATGGCTCAACCGGCTCTTCGGGGCACGCCGACATACAATCCATTCAGGAGGCTGCGGAAATCGAGGGCAAAGTTGTCCTGCTCAAACGCGGTGGGTGTGGTTTCTTAGAGAAGGTCATGTGGGCACAGCGCAGAGGGGCTATTGCTGTTATTGTTGGCGACAATCAGAAGGGCGGGCCATTAATTCAAATGTTTgcgcatggtgatgacgTTGACAATGTCACTGTGCCTTCGGTATTCACCGCGAGGACAACTGCTCAACTGCTGTCGTCATTGACGCAGCCCGGGAGCTTCATCGAAGACACCCTCGACGACAATGGAAATCCCGTTCTCAAGGTTCAGCAATCCCCTACCGCGAAACAAAAGAAGCGAATCCCCGTGAAGCCAAGGGCTGCCGCATCCAAGTCTTCAGAGGGCTCGAAAATGAAGCGATCTGTCGAAGAAAAACGAACCAAACCGTTCACGACGAAACCTGCTGAGAAGAGCAAGGGTAGTGGAGGATTATTTAGCTGGGGCACTGGCTCTCGTTCAGTGGACTCTGACTCCCGGACTGGGCGGTTAGATTGGGTTCTGGTTGACGATTTCAAcgatgagaaggacaagCTGATCAGTGACACCATGGGAAAAGcgaagaagcccaagcccGAGGATGACGGCTTCGTTATTGGTGTGCATGATTGGCGAGACCCGGATCTTGTCGGCACTACCGGACAAAAGAATACGGGTGAAAGGGGGACTCTGAAGCACTCTGGATCGAGCAAGTCTGACCACAGAGATGCTGGTACAGCTGTCAAGCCAAAGGCTGGCGAAGCCGACGCCAAGCACCGTGGTCTCATGTCAAAGATATTTGGAAGCGAGTCAAGTGACACGGCACGGCCTGTCGCCGCAACagctgatgaagaggaggatgttCCGGATACCCCGCCAAATGATGGATCACAACCGCATGAAGGGCTATGGGTGACAATCACTCCGACAAGCAGCGCCAGCCCGTTCTTCGACACCCTTCTGGTGCTTGTTATCAGCCCTCTTGTTACCCTGACAGTTGTTTACGCGCTCCTAATCCTCCGAGCCAGGATTCGTAGGAGACGGTGGAGAGCGCCAAAGTCAGTGGTTGACCAACTCCCTGTCCGAACATATCACACAgtctcctcatcatcgccaaattTGTCACCAAGATTATTACCGTCTCCTTCCACTGCCACGCCTACAACTCCATTGCTGCAGCACAGTCcctcaagaccaaggccCCGTTCAAGAACCACAACAGGCGTAATGGAAAGTGAAAATTTCCTGGCACCAAGTGCTGCTGTACCGACGCCTCAATCTCCTCGGACCAATCGTCGATCTGAATTTGAGAAGGGTACGGGAGGCTTTTCGGCGGAATGGCGAAAGTACATGGGACGACAGGTCGAGTGTGTTGTTTGTCTGGAAGAATACGTCGACGGGGTTAGCAGGGTCATGAGTTTGCCCTGCGGCCATGAATTCCACGCCGATTGCAT CACCCCCTGGCTCACCACTCGTCGACGAACGTGTCCCATCTGCAAGGGTGATGTGGTTCGATCACTGGCACGCGGTAAAGGAAACGGACCTCGATACGACGCATATCGAGAGGacagtgacgacgacgagacCGACGACGAGGCCGAGGCTGAAGCGTCTGGCTCGGGCTCAGCAGACAGACATTCCGACTTGGAGCAAGGAATTGTACGCTCAGAGGCGAGAGACACGCCACAGCAGCCAGATAGAGAAGGTGGTTGGCTGGGCATTTTgtccaacagcttcaatAACAGGACGAGGCAACAACACCGATCACAATCGCCCTCACCAGAGGATCGAAACCGTTAG
- a CDS encoding PQ-loop-domain-containing protein (similar to Metarhizium robertsii ARSEF 23 XP_007823583.2) yields MASFAPAAFAAMGAAMSWGQALSGIFGSVSLTAWICLLLPQLIANYKAKSADGLSMAFLIVWLLGDVSNLIGALFTKLAPSAIALATYFCFLDAILISQTGYYKAKAARRRAAAHRASLDQAALAAEASEESPLLGRRRRSSTDLPGSLIRHDTHRESALEPIRKVVTGEDETPERRPWLNNLLGLVAVYLVGFAGWFISYKAGAWDGDDGIPDNGAGVPDPSEADDLKAKFGLALGYVSALFYLCARLPQIFKNYQEKSCEGLSLLFFMLSLTGNMTYGLSLISYSQNKEYLLNALPWLLGSLGTMVEDSTIFVQFRIYGDNSRRLSASQ; encoded by the exons ATGGCTTCCTTTGCTCCTGCGGCGTTTGCTGCAATGGGGGCTGCAATGTCTTGGGGTCAAGCACTGTCTGGCATTTTCGGCAGTGTCAGCCTGACAGCTTGGATTTGTCTCTTG CTTCCCCAGTTGATTGCCAATTACAAGGCCAAGAGCGCAGATGGACTGAGCATGGCATTTTTGATCGTCTGGCTCTTGGGCGATGTGTCAAATCTCATAG GTGCCCTGTTCACCAAACTGGCACCAAGTGCGATCGCACTCGCCACGTATTTCTGCTTCCTCGATGCCATTCTCATCTCACAAACGGGCTATTACAAAGCCAAGGCCGCTCGAAGACGTGCCGCCGCCCACCGAGCCTCACTAGACCAAGCCGCCCTAGCAGCCGAAGCATCTGAAGAGTCACCCCTTCTCGGAAGACGCCGCAGAAGCTCGACCGACCTGCCCGGTTCGCTGATCCGACACGACACGCACCGCGAAAGCGCCCTCGAGCCCATCCGGAAGGTGGTGACAGGCGAAGATGAGACACCAGAGCGGCGGCCATGGTTGAACAACCTGCTCGGCCTGGTGGCTGTGTATCTCGTCGGCTTCGCAGGCTGGTTTATTTCGTACAAGGCGGGCGCATGGgacggcgacgacggcaTCCCCGACAATGGGGCCGGAGTGCCAGACCCGTCCGAGGCGGACGATTTGAAGGCGAAGTTTGGATTGGCGCTCGGCTACGTCAGCGCGCTATTCTATCTCTG CGCGAGACTGCCGCAAATTTTCAAAAACTACCAGGAAAAGTCCTGCGAGG GCCTGTCACTTTTGTTCTTCATGCTGTCACTCACGGGAAATATGACATATGGTCTGAGTCTCATTTCGTACTCCCAGAACAAGGAGTACCTCCTCAATGCGCTTCCCTGGCTGCTCGGCTCCCTGGGCACAATGGTCGAAGACTCAACCATTTTTGTGCAGTTCCGCATATACGGCGACAATTCCCGCAGACTGTCTGCCAGCCAATGA
- a CDS encoding nuclease S1 precursor (similar to Metarhizium acridum CQMa 102 XP_007807188.1), producing MKASLAALALGLATVPGTAAWGSLGHITTAYLAGHFVANTTEAFFKDLLRSQDDDYMAKVASWADSIRYTKWGRFTKNFHFIDAHDKPPQSCNVDFKRDCKEDGCVISALANYTQQSLDSSLPAWRRAQAAKFVIHFVGDLHQPLHNEDVALGGNRIHVLWDGKEYNLHHVWDTSIAEKWIGGVRGKPYPIAERWANQLAGEINHGKFASEKSAWLKDLNFADATETAMAWSREANAFVCSHVLPEGPTAIVGQELGGDYFKKAGPVIERQVARAGYRMAFWLDSIAEGYAAGKQEGDTSFEL from the exons ATGAAGGCTTCGCTTGCTGCTCTGGCCCTCGGGCTTGCAACGGTGCCTGGCACAGCTGCTTGGGGTT CTTTGGGCCACATTACCACCGCTTATCTAGCTGGCCATTTcgtcgccaacaccacggAAGCATTCTTCAAGGATCTCTTGCGCAGCCAAGATGACGACTACATGGCCAAGGTAGCCTCGTGGGCCGACTCCATCCGCTACACGAAATGGGGTCGTTTCACAAAGAACTTTCACTTCATTGACGCCCACGATAAGCCGCCACAGTCGTGCAACGTCGACTTCAAACGAGACTGCAAGGAGGACGGCTGCGTGATCAGCGCCTTGGCCAACTATACACAGCAGTCGCTGGACTCATCTTTACCTGCTTGGCGCCGTGCCCAGGCTGCCAAGTTTGTCATTCACTTTGTCGGCGATCTACATCAGCCGTTGCACAACGAGGACGTAGCTCTGGGCGGAAATCGCATCCACGTGCTGTGGGACGGCAAAGAGTACAACCTTCATCATGTTTGGGACACTTCAATCGCAGAGAAGTGGATTGGTGGCGTGCGTGGCAAGCCATATCCCATTGCTGAGAGATGGGCGAACCAACTTGCTGGTGAAATCAACCATGGCAAGTTTGCTAGTGAGAAGAGCGCATGGTTGAAGGATCTCAACTTTGCCGATGCAACTGAGACGGCAATGGCTTGGTCGAGAGAAGCCAATGCATTCGTTTGCTCTCACG TGCTACCAGAAGGCCCAACGGCTATTGTAGGCCAGGAACTTGGCGGCGATTACTTCAAAAAGGCCGGTCCAGTTATCGAGAGGCAGGTTGCGCGTGCTGGCTACCGAATGGCCTTTTGGCTAGATAGCATTGCTGAAGGATATGCCGCTGGCAAGCAAGAGGGAGACACCTCATTTGAGCTATAG
- a CDS encoding aspartate-semialdehyde dehydrogenase (similar to Coccidioides immitis RS XP_001246621.1): MATQFPTKKCGVLGATGSVGQRFILLLANHPSLKLHAIGASSRSAGKKYKDAVRWKQAAPMSSSIAEMTVRECKASEFADCDVVFSGLDSDVAGEIEQEFVRSEIPIFSNAKNHRRDPLVPLVVPTVNLSHLDLIPHQRKTNNLNKGFLVCNSNCAVIGLVGPFAALQASFGRISTVSIVTMQAVSGAGYPGVSSMDIIDNVVPYIAGEEDKLETEARKILGQINDSKSAFVEQEGLRVSATCNRVPVMDGHTACVSLKFERQPAPSAEECKAALRKYVAEAQTLGCPSAPSPAIWVFDEPDRPQPRLDRDLGNGYTVSVGRVREDESGIFDLKFTALSHNTVIGAAGSSILNAEAAVLKGYI; the protein is encoded by the exons ATGGCCACTCAATTCCCTACCAAGAAATGCG GCGTCCTGGGAGCAACCGGCTCCGTAGGCCAGcgcttcatcctcctcctcgccaaccaCCCCTCCCTCAAGCTCCACGCCATAGGCGCATCCTCCCGCTCCGCCGGCAAGAAGTACAAAGACGCCGTGCGATGGAAGCAAGCCGCCCCCATGAGCAGCTCCATTGCCGAGATGACGGTGCGAGAATGCAAAGCCAGCGAATTCGCCGACTGCGACGTCGTCTTTTCCGGGCTGGACTCTGACGTGGCCGGTGAAATTG AGCAGGAATTCGTCCGCTCCGAAATCcccatcttctccaacgccaaaaacCACCGCCGCGACCCGCTCGTGCCTCTCGTCGTACCGACCGTCAACCTCTCGCACCTGGACCTCATCCCGCACCAACGCAAGACGAACAACCTAAACAAGGGCTTCCTCGTATGCAACTCCAACTGCGCGGTGATAGGGCTCGTGGGGCCCTTTGCCGCCCTCCAAGCCTCCTTCGGCCGCATATCAACCGTCTCCATCGTCACTATGCAGGCCGTCTCCGGCGCAGGATACCCCGGCGTCTCGTCCATGGACATCATTGACAATGTGGTGCCCTACATCGCCGGTGAGGAAGACAAGCTGGAGACGGAGGCACGCAAGATCCTCGGACAGATCAACGACTCGAAATCCGCGTTCGTCGAACAGGAAGGTCTCCGCGTGTCAGCGACGTGTAACCGCGTGCCTGTCATGGATGGGCACACCGCGTGTGTGAGTCTCAAGTTTGAGAGGCAGCCTGCCCCCTCGGCGGAGGAGTGCAAGGCCGCGCTGAGGAAATATGTGGCCGAGGCGCAGACGCTGGGGTGTCCCTCGGCGCCTAGTCCTGCGATTTGGGTGTTTGATGAGCCTGATCGTCCTCAGCCACGGTTGGATAGGGATTTGGGGAATGGGTATACCGTGAGTGTTGGGCGGGTGAGGGAGGATGAGAGCGGGATTTTTGATCTCAAATTTACGGCGTTGAGTCATAATA CTGTCATTGGAGCTGCCGGCTCGTCTATACTTAATGCTGAGGCTGCTGTTCTCAAAGGGTACATCTGA